From one Azospirillum ramasamyi genomic stretch:
- the leuS gene encoding leucine--tRNA ligase, translated as MSRYNVKETEAKWQGVWDGKGCFTAREDASRPKYYVLEMFPYPSGRIHMGHVRNYTIGDVIARFKRAKGFNVLHPMGWDAFGLPAENAALEKKVHPAAWTRENIATMRGQLKTMGLSIDWDREIATCDVEYYRHEQKMFLDFLKAGLAYRKESWVNWDPVDNTVLANEQVIDGRGWRTGALVEKRKLSQWFLKITAYAEDLLKGLETLDRWPERVRIMQENWIGKSTGVRFRFHIKGREDELEVFTTRPDTLFGASFAAISPNHPLAAELAASNPELAEFIAECNRLGTSEEAIETAEKRGFDTGLKVVHPFDPSWELPVYVANFVLMEYGTGAIFACPAHDQRDLDFARKYGLPVRPVVIPADADPAAFDVGTEAYTGPGVLRNSAFLDGLDTESAKEEAGKRLEAAGQGERTTQYRLRDWGVSRQRYWGCPIPVIHCDSCGIVPVPDDQLPVVLPEDVTFDKPGNPLAHHPTWKHTSCPACGKPALRETDTFDTFIESSWYFARFCSPKTEDAAFTRESVDYWLGVDQYIGGIEHAVLHLLYSRFWTRALKTCGYLDLDEPFTGLFTQGMVNHETYKDAGTGAWLAPTDLTRNDKGEWVRADTGAPVNVGRVEKMSKSKKNVVDPAHIIGTYGADAARLFMLSDSPPERDLEWTEAGIDGAWRYINRLWRMVTEAPVELPAAGTPKPESFGPKAEAARRLIHKTIAGVSEDLDKFRFNKAVARVRELSNALGELDGKGEGEAWVLREGFESLVRLAGPMMPHLGEELWAQLGHTTLLADQPWPEADPALVVEDSVKVAVQVNGKLRATLELPRDMDKDAAEQAALADANVLRAMDGKPARKVIVVPNRVINVVV; from the coding sequence ATGTCGCGTTATAATGTCAAGGAAACCGAGGCGAAGTGGCAGGGCGTGTGGGACGGCAAGGGCTGTTTCACCGCTCGCGAGGACGCCTCCCGGCCCAAATACTATGTGCTGGAGATGTTCCCCTATCCGTCGGGGCGCATCCACATGGGCCACGTCCGCAACTACACCATCGGCGACGTGATCGCGCGCTTCAAGCGGGCCAAGGGCTTCAATGTCCTGCACCCGATGGGCTGGGACGCCTTCGGCCTGCCGGCCGAGAATGCCGCGCTGGAGAAGAAGGTCCATCCCGCCGCCTGGACGCGCGAGAACATCGCGACCATGCGCGGGCAGCTGAAGACGATGGGCCTGTCCATCGACTGGGACCGCGAGATCGCCACCTGCGACGTGGAGTATTACCGCCACGAGCAGAAGATGTTCCTGGATTTCCTGAAGGCCGGTCTGGCCTATCGCAAGGAATCCTGGGTGAACTGGGACCCGGTGGACAACACCGTTCTCGCCAACGAGCAGGTGATCGACGGCCGCGGCTGGCGCACCGGAGCGCTGGTGGAAAAGCGCAAGCTGTCGCAGTGGTTCCTGAAGATCACCGCCTATGCCGAAGACCTGCTGAAGGGCCTGGAGACGCTGGACCGCTGGCCCGAGCGCGTCCGCATCATGCAGGAGAACTGGATCGGCAAGTCCACCGGCGTCCGTTTCCGCTTCCACATCAAGGGGCGCGAGGACGAGCTGGAGGTCTTCACCACCCGGCCCGACACGCTGTTCGGCGCCTCCTTCGCCGCGATCTCCCCGAATCACCCGCTGGCGGCCGAACTGGCCGCGTCCAACCCGGAACTGGCCGAGTTCATCGCCGAGTGCAACCGGCTCGGCACCAGCGAGGAAGCGATCGAGACGGCGGAGAAGCGCGGCTTCGACACCGGCCTGAAGGTCGTGCACCCCTTCGATCCGTCGTGGGAGCTGCCGGTCTACGTCGCCAACTTCGTGCTGATGGAATACGGCACGGGCGCGATCTTCGCCTGCCCGGCGCATGACCAGCGCGACCTGGATTTCGCCCGCAAATACGGCCTGCCGGTCCGCCCGGTGGTGATCCCGGCCGATGCCGATCCGGCCGCGTTCGATGTCGGGACCGAGGCCTACACAGGCCCCGGCGTTTTGCGGAACTCCGCCTTCCTCGACGGACTCGACACCGAGTCGGCGAAGGAGGAGGCCGGCAAGCGGCTGGAGGCGGCGGGCCAGGGCGAGCGCACCACCCAGTACCGTCTGCGCGACTGGGGTGTGTCGCGCCAGCGCTATTGGGGCTGTCCGATCCCGGTCATCCATTGCGACTCTTGCGGCATCGTCCCGGTTCCGGACGACCAGCTGCCGGTCGTGCTGCCGGAGGACGTGACCTTCGACAAGCCCGGCAACCCGCTGGCCCACCACCCGACCTGGAAGCACACCAGCTGCCCGGCCTGCGGCAAGCCGGCGCTGCGCGAGACGGATACCTTCGACACCTTCATCGAGTCGTCCTGGTATTTCGCCCGCTTCTGCTCGCCGAAGACCGAGGATGCGGCCTTCACCCGCGAGTCGGTCGATTACTGGCTGGGCGTCGACCAGTATATCGGCGGCATCGAGCATGCGGTCCTGCACCTGCTCTACAGCCGCTTCTGGACGCGCGCGCTGAAGACCTGCGGCTACCTGGACCTGGACGAGCCGTTCACCGGCCTGTTCACCCAGGGCATGGTCAACCATGAGACCTACAAGGACGCCGGCACCGGCGCCTGGCTGGCCCCGACCGACCTGACCAGGAACGACAAGGGCGAATGGGTCCGGGCCGACACCGGCGCGCCGGTCAATGTCGGCCGCGTCGAGAAGATGTCGAAGTCCAAGAAGAACGTGGTGGACCCGGCGCACATCATCGGCACCTACGGCGCCGACGCCGCCCGCCTGTTCATGCTGTCGGACAGCCCGCCGGAACGCGACCTGGAATGGACCGAGGCCGGCATCGACGGCGCCTGGCGCTACATCAACCGCCTGTGGCGGATGGTGACCGAGGCGCCGGTGGAACTGCCGGCCGCCGGCACGCCCAAGCCCGAGTCGTTCGGGCCGAAGGCCGAGGCGGCCCGCCGTCTGATCCACAAGACCATCGCCGGCGTGTCGGAGGATCTCGACAAGTTCCGCTTCAACAAGGCGGTCGCCCGCGTCCGCGAACTGTCCAACGCGCTGGGCGAGCTGGACGGCAAGGGCGAGGGCGAGGCCTGGGTTCTGCGCGAGGGCTTCGAGTCGCTGGTCCGCCTCGCCGGCCCGATGATGCCCCACCTGGGCGAGGAGCTCTGGGCACAGCTGGGTCACACCACGCTGCTGGCCGACCAGCCCTGGCCGGAGGCCGACCCCGCCCTGGTGGTGGAGGACAGCGTCAAGGTCGCGGTCCAGGTCAACGGCAAGCTGCGGGCCACGCTGGAGCTGCCGCGCGACATGGACAAGGATGCGGCGGAGCAGGCGGCGCTTGCCGATGCCAACGTCCTGCGCGCCATGGATGGCAAGCCGGCCCGCAAGGTCATCGTCGTCCCGAACCGGGTGATCAATGTCGTCGTCTGA
- the lptE gene encoding LPS assembly lipoprotein LptE: MTRGLFALALGLSAMSLSGCGFQPLYGGKGVGAEAASRLMEVDIASIPNREGQKLRNLLIDNFYPSERPSNPRYLLNVGLSASEQKLALQKDATAVRAQLLVNAPYWLTDTRTGQVVFQSSSRSMISYNTLEQHYAAIVTVQNAYDRALEDISNDITTRVAMYLGRGS; this comes from the coding sequence TTGACGCGGGGGCTGTTCGCCCTCGCGCTCGGCCTGTCCGCCATGTCCCTGTCGGGCTGCGGTTTCCAGCCGCTCTATGGCGGCAAGGGCGTCGGGGCCGAGGCGGCCAGCCGGCTGATGGAGGTCGACATCGCGTCGATCCCCAACCGGGAAGGGCAGAAGCTCCGCAACCTGCTGATCGACAACTTCTATCCGTCGGAGCGGCCGAGCAATCCGCGCTACCTGCTGAATGTGGGGCTGTCGGCGTCGGAGCAGAAGCTGGCCCTGCAGAAGGATGCCACCGCGGTGCGCGCCCAGCTGCTGGTCAACGCGCCCTACTGGCTGACCGACACCCGGACGGGGCAGGTGGTGTTCCAGTCCAGCTCGCGGTCCATGATCAGCTACAACACGCTGGAGCAGCATTACGCCGCCATCGTGACGGTGCAGAACGCCTATGACCGGGCGCTGGAGGACATCTCCAACGACATCACAACCCGCGTCGCCATGTATCTCGGCCGCGGTTCCTGA